In a single window of the Elaeis guineensis isolate ETL-2024a chromosome 6, EG11, whole genome shotgun sequence genome:
- the LOC105046903 gene encoding protein NEOXANTHIN-DEFICIENT 1 isoform X3 translates to MEAAERSSSSSSGYTLGPPWLFKGSALYQLHLVKAETARAFIPKELKLVEAFGYTLGGLFLAHYDDSPAGRFDELVVIAGIVWNPPTSCAWAARVLVNSCEACRHGRKEIGLPSHVAVFSKITNNKYIQYGRSIHSPSARIFVHLLMQRKVEIMEKQSSRHSSFLNMIGMSSAYCKSKEHSEIQVSEIKGSSQMSICSISLPFVVPKSKTSEKWMGPMIRMSLPSFSGQTEHNPQLLKYSCQIECRSALTGASSGGC, encoded by the exons ATGGAAGCTGCAGaaagatcttcttcttcttcttctggttACACCCTTGGGCCACCATGGTTGTTTAAAGGCAG TGCTCTATACCAACTTCATCTCGTGAAAGCAGAAACTGCACGGGCTTTCATTCCAAAGGAGTTAAAACTAGTTGAAGCATTTGG GTATACCCTTGGTGGTCTCTTCCTTGCTCACTATGATGACAGCCCAGCTGGAAGGTTTGATGAG CTTGTGGTGATTGCTGGCATTGTATGGAACCCACCAACTTCATGCGC ATGGGCTGCTAGAGTACTGGTGAATAGTTGTGAGGCATGCAGGCACGGTAGGAAG GAAATAGGGCTTCCAAGCCATGTTGCAGTATTCTCAAAG ATAACAAATAACAAATATATACAATATGGCAGAAGCATACATAGTCCATCTGCTCGAATCTTTGTCCATCTTCTTATGCAA AGAAAAGTGGAAATAATGGAGAAACAATCAAGCAGACACAGTAGTTTCCTAAACATGATTGGCATGAGTTCTGCTTACTGCAAGTCGAAGGAGCACAGTGAGATCCAAGTATCAGAAATTAAGGGCTCTTCCCAAATGTCCATATGTAGCATCAGTTTGCCATTTGTTG TGCCAAAATCAAAAACAAGCGAGAAATGGATGGGTCCTATGATCAGAATGTCACTTCCAAGCTTTAG TGGCCAAACTGAACACAACCCCCAGCTTCTCAAGTACTCCTGCCAGATTGAATGCAGGTCTGCATTAACT GGTGCGAGCAGTGGAGGCTGCTAA
- the LOC105046903 gene encoding protein NEOXANTHIN-DEFICIENT 1 isoform X2, translating into MEAAERSSSSSSGYTLGPPWLFKGSALYQLHLVKAETARAFIPKELKLVEAFGYTLGGLFLAHYDDSPAGRFDELVVIAGIVWNPPTSCAWAARVLVNSCEACRHGRKEIGLPSHVAVFSKRKVEIMEKQSSRHSSFLNMIGMSSAYCKSKEHSEIQVSEIKGSSQMSICSISLPFVVPKSKTSEKWMGPMIRMSLPSFSGQTEHNPQLLKYSCQIECRVRAVEAAKISRPRTIDADDGHDTNFSNQGSNHFAEDEAWNRSISVLLSKPILALEFNFLKMQVEAPTILVPHLKKNQLEESRSH; encoded by the exons ATGGAAGCTGCAGaaagatcttcttcttcttcttctggttACACCCTTGGGCCACCATGGTTGTTTAAAGGCAG TGCTCTATACCAACTTCATCTCGTGAAAGCAGAAACTGCACGGGCTTTCATTCCAAAGGAGTTAAAACTAGTTGAAGCATTTGG GTATACCCTTGGTGGTCTCTTCCTTGCTCACTATGATGACAGCCCAGCTGGAAGGTTTGATGAG CTTGTGGTGATTGCTGGCATTGTATGGAACCCACCAACTTCATGCGC ATGGGCTGCTAGAGTACTGGTGAATAGTTGTGAGGCATGCAGGCACGGTAGGAAG GAAATAGGGCTTCCAAGCCATGTTGCAGTATTCTCAAAG AGAAAAGTGGAAATAATGGAGAAACAATCAAGCAGACACAGTAGTTTCCTAAACATGATTGGCATGAGTTCTGCTTACTGCAAGTCGAAGGAGCACAGTGAGATCCAAGTATCAGAAATTAAGGGCTCTTCCCAAATGTCCATATGTAGCATCAGTTTGCCATTTGTTG TGCCAAAATCAAAAACAAGCGAGAAATGGATGGGTCCTATGATCAGAATGTCACTTCCAAGCTTTAG TGGCCAAACTGAACACAACCCCCAGCTTCTCAAGTACTCCTGCCAGATTGAATGCAG GGTGCGAGCAGTGGAGGCTGCTAAAATATCAAGGCCAAGGACTATTGATGCTGATGATGGCCATGATACCAATTTTAGCAACCAAGGTTCCAATCATTTTGCTGAAGATGAAGCATGGAACCGAAGCATTTCAGTGTTGCTATCAAAACCCATCTTAGCTTTGGAGTTCAACTTTCTAAAGATGCAGGTTGAAGCTCCGACCATCCTGGTTCCTCACTTGAAGAAGAATCAACTGGAAGAATCAAGATCTCACTGA
- the LOC105046903 gene encoding protein NEOXANTHIN-DEFICIENT 1 isoform X1 translates to MEAAERSSSSSSGYTLGPPWLFKGSALYQLHLVKAETARAFIPKELKLVEAFGYTLGGLFLAHYDDSPAGRFDELVVIAGIVWNPPTSCAWAARVLVNSCEACRHGRKEIGLPSHVAVFSKITNNKYIQYGRSIHSPSARIFVHLLMQRKVEIMEKQSSRHSSFLNMIGMSSAYCKSKEHSEIQVSEIKGSSQMSICSISLPFVVPKSKTSEKWMGPMIRMSLPSFSGQTEHNPQLLKYSCQIECRVRAVEAAKISRPRTIDADDGHDTNFSNQGSNHFAEDEAWNRSISVLLSKPILALEFNFLKMQVEAPTILVPHLKKNQLEESRSH, encoded by the exons ATGGAAGCTGCAGaaagatcttcttcttcttcttctggttACACCCTTGGGCCACCATGGTTGTTTAAAGGCAG TGCTCTATACCAACTTCATCTCGTGAAAGCAGAAACTGCACGGGCTTTCATTCCAAAGGAGTTAAAACTAGTTGAAGCATTTGG GTATACCCTTGGTGGTCTCTTCCTTGCTCACTATGATGACAGCCCAGCTGGAAGGTTTGATGAG CTTGTGGTGATTGCTGGCATTGTATGGAACCCACCAACTTCATGCGC ATGGGCTGCTAGAGTACTGGTGAATAGTTGTGAGGCATGCAGGCACGGTAGGAAG GAAATAGGGCTTCCAAGCCATGTTGCAGTATTCTCAAAG ATAACAAATAACAAATATATACAATATGGCAGAAGCATACATAGTCCATCTGCTCGAATCTTTGTCCATCTTCTTATGCAA AGAAAAGTGGAAATAATGGAGAAACAATCAAGCAGACACAGTAGTTTCCTAAACATGATTGGCATGAGTTCTGCTTACTGCAAGTCGAAGGAGCACAGTGAGATCCAAGTATCAGAAATTAAGGGCTCTTCCCAAATGTCCATATGTAGCATCAGTTTGCCATTTGTTG TGCCAAAATCAAAAACAAGCGAGAAATGGATGGGTCCTATGATCAGAATGTCACTTCCAAGCTTTAG TGGCCAAACTGAACACAACCCCCAGCTTCTCAAGTACTCCTGCCAGATTGAATGCAG GGTGCGAGCAGTGGAGGCTGCTAAAATATCAAGGCCAAGGACTATTGATGCTGATGATGGCCATGATACCAATTTTAGCAACCAAGGTTCCAATCATTTTGCTGAAGATGAAGCATGGAACCGAAGCATTTCAGTGTTGCTATCAAAACCCATCTTAGCTTTGGAGTTCAACTTTCTAAAGATGCAGGTTGAAGCTCCGACCATCCTGGTTCCTCACTTGAAGAAGAATCAACTGGAAGAATCAAGATCTCACTGA
- the LOC105046902 gene encoding LOW QUALITY PROTEIN: pectinesterase (The sequence of the model RefSeq protein was modified relative to this genomic sequence to represent the inferred CDS: inserted 1 base in 1 codon): protein MEQSHEPLLSSPATKKTTHRCNALLFTLSIASLICIAALITLQLNTTTPNPSHLCANSPNPATCNAAISTALSALGRRPKPDPVQVLQTVLHRSLLLIDSFLTFANNSYRPIGGPDTIQRSPLADCIHLMDLSRDLFLDSASAISAEAYTDARTWLSAVLTNHVTCSDGLSGPIGPPMEAHLESLTALAGATLAVLSAVSPSDGDAIERVSRFPSWLTVKDRKLLESSSSDGVAVNVTVAADGSGDYKTVQEAVDSAPDKGKVRYVIYVKEGTYKENVIVGKKKTNVMIVGDGMNSTVITGSLNVVDGSTTFNSATLAAVGEGFILQDICIENTAGPEKHQAVALRVGADRSVINRCRVDGYQDTLYAHSLRQFYGDSIISGTVDFIFGNAAVVFQNCNLIARKPMSNQQNLVTAQGRVDPNQNTGTSIQKCKVLPSDDLVPVKGSIPTYLGRPWKEYSRTVFMQSYIDDHVDPKGWEEWSGDFALDTLFYGEYANVGPGAGTSGRVNWTGYHVITDPNVAKDFTVAELIQGGTWLQSTGXAFTEGL, encoded by the exons ATGGAACAAAGCCATGAACCCCTCCTTTCTTCTCCTGCCACCAAAAAGACCACCCATCGTTGCAACGCCCTCTTATTCACGCTCTCCATAGCCTCCCTCATTTGCATCGCCGCCCTCATCACCCTCCAACTCAACACCACCACCCCCAACCCCTCCCATCTCTGCGCCAACTCCCCCAACCCGGCCACATGCAACGCCGCTATCTCCACCGCCCTCTCAGCCCTCGGCCGCCGGCCCAAACCGGACCCGGTACAAGTCCTCCAAACCGTCCTCCACCGATCCCTCCTCTTAATCGACTCCTTCCTCACCTTTGCCAACAATTCATACCGTCCGATCGGTGGTCCTGACACCATCCAACGGTCCCCCCTCGCGGACTGCATCCATCTGATGGACCTCTCACGTGACCTCTTCCTCGACTCGGCCTCCGCCATCTCCGCTGAGGCCTACACCGACGCCCGCACGTGGCTAAGCGCCGTGCTGACAAACCACGTCACGTGCTCGGATGGGCTTAGCGGGCCTATCGGCCCACCAATGGAAGCCCATTTAGAATCCCTAACGGCGTTGGCCGGTGCCACCCTCGCCGTTCTGAGCGCCGTTTCCCCGTCCGACGGCGATGCAATCGAACGCGTTAGCAGGTTTCCGTCATGGCTGACGGTCAAGGATCGGAAGCTTCTGGAATCTTCTTCGTCGGACGGGGTTGCGGTGAACGTGACGGTGGCGGCGGACGGGAGTGGGGACTATAAGACAGTGCAGGAGGCGGTGGATTCTGCCCCAGATAAGGGGAAGGTACGGTATGTGATTTATGTGAAGGAGGGAACATATAAAGAGAATGTGATCGttgggaagaagaagactaaCGTTATGATCGTTGGTGATGGCATGAATTCGACCGTTATAACGGGCAGTCTCAACGTTGTGGATGGGTCGACGACTTTTAACTCAGCTACATTAG CTGCCGTGGGGGAAGGATTCATACTGCAAGACATCTGCATCGAGAACACGGCAGGGCCCGAGAAGCACCAGGCGGTGGCACTGCGAGTCGGTGCCGATAGATCGGTCATAAATCGTTGCCGCGTGGATGGCTACCAAGACACACTCTACGCCCACTCCCTCCGTCAATTCTATGGAGACAGCATAATTTCAGGCACCGTCGACTTCATCTTTGGCAATGCAGCGGTGGTCTTCCAAAATTGCAACCTCATTGCCCGCAAGCCGATGAGCAACCAGCAGAACCTTGTGACGGCTCAAGGCCGGGTCGACCCGAACCAAAACACGGGCACTTCAATCCAGAAATGCAAGGTGCTGCCAAGTGATGACCTTGTGCCGGTCAAGGGGTCGATACCGACGTACCTCGGCCGGCCATGGAAGGAGTATTCGAGGACAGTGTTCATGCAATCCTACATTGATGATCATGTGGATCCCAAAGGGTGGGAGGAATGGAGTGGGGACTTTGCACTAGACACCTTGTTCTATGGAGAGTATGCCAATGTTGGCCCAGGCGCTGGGACCAGTGGGCGTGTCAACTGGACCGGTTACCATGTGATAACCGACCCTAATGTGGCCAAGGATTTTACTGTGGCAGAGTTGATTCAGGGAGGGACTTGGCTGCAGTCCACTG GGGCCTTCACAGAAGGATTGTGA